The genomic interval CCCGCAGGTACTTGATGGGGAAGACCTCCCCCGCGAAGAGCACGGTGCGCAGCCGAGGAAACCGATGCCGCGACAGCTCGCCTCGTGTCACGAGCTGCGTCAGGACCGACGGCACCGAGTACCAGATGGCGATCTCTCGCGTCGCGATGAAGTCCGCCAGCTCCCGGGGAAAGACAGACAACGACGTGGGGACCAGGACGAGCGCGGCGGAGCCCTTCGCCGCGGCGAACACATCGAAGACAGACATATCGAAGTGGAAGGGGGCGTGACTGCTGACGTGGTCCCCGGGCTGGACGTCGGCCAGGGTGAATGCCCACTCGACGAAGGCGTGCGCCGCGCGGTGGCTGTGCATCACACCCTTGGGCTGTTCCGTCGTTTCGGAGGTGTAGAGGACGTAGGCGAGGTCCTCGGGTGTCGCCTCGGGGGCGGGCGTGACGGGCGCAGTGGGCTGTGTCCTCACGTCCTCCCACGTCAGCATGACGGGGGCCACGGGCCGTGGTGACGGAGTGAGCGGCTTGTTCGCCGCGTTCGCGTCCACCAGGAGCAGACAGCCCAGGGTCTCCACCTCGCGGAGCGAGTCGAACCAGGCGCGCGTGGTGAGAATGCCCGCGAGCCGGCAGTCCCGGACGATGAACTTCACCCGCCACTCCGGTGACGACGGGTCGATGGGGACATATGCCGCGCCGGCCTTGAGGATGCCGAACAGGCCCATCACCGACTCGAGCGACTTGTCCAGGTGCAGCCCCACGCGTGAGCCATGGCCAATGCCCAGCTCCCGCAGTGTCCTGGCGACCTGATTGGAGCCCCGGTCCAACTCCTCATAGGAGCACAGGCGCGCCCCGTCGATGACGGCCGTCTGCCTGGGGGTGGCCCGGGCGCTTTCAGAGAGATACTGAAACAACATGGATGTGTTTCTCCATCACAGGCCCATGGAACGGGCGACCAGCTCCCGCTGAAGCTCCGAAGTCCCCGAGTAGAGCCGGCTCCCCAATGCGTCGCGGACCTCTCGCTCCAA from Myxococcus stipitatus carries:
- a CDS encoding amino acid adenylation domain-containing protein → MLFQYLSESARATPRQTAVIDGARLCSYEELDRGSNQVARTLRELGIGHGSRVGLHLDKSLESVMGLFGILKAGAAYVPIDPSSPEWRVKFIVRDCRLAGILTTRAWFDSLREVETLGCLLLVDANAANKPLTPSPRPVAPVMLTWEDVRTQPTAPVTPAPEATPEDLAYVLYTSETTEQPKGVMHSHRAAHAFVEWAFTLADVQPGDHVSSHAPFHFDMSVFDVFAAAKGSAALVLVPTSLSVFPRELADFIATREIAIWYSVPSVLTQLVTRGELSRHRFPRLRTVLFAGEVFPIKYLREFIATIPGPRYFNLYGPTETNVCTFHRVTLGDLSRSAPLPIGQACCGDQAFIVRDDGVVAEDGEEGELCVAGPTLMSGYWGQLEHTRQVLGPVPGHPLAYRTGDRVVRERGGVMHLLGRRDELVKVRGHRIELSAIEEVLLRHPDVVESAALTLPDELAGNELRAFVVLRDNASVSPQELRRHCAEYLPRFMIPARIDTCDSLPRTTTGKQDKVRLQEQARQLV